Proteins encoded in a region of the Streptomyces sp. PCS3-D2 genome:
- a CDS encoding response regulator transcription factor: protein MAISNETGPGPGPAPGDGTGRVLVVDDDPTVSEVVAGYLERAGFTVHRADDGPAALESAARHRPDLVVLDLMLPGMDGLEVCRRLRASGSGRPSVPVVMLTARGDEDDRILGLEVGADDYVTKPFSPRELVLRVRSVLRRSSSTAPADEPLLVVAGLTVDPAARRATRDGRELALTLREFDLLVYFLRHPGQVCDRERLMREVWGWDYGDLSTVTVHVRRLRSKIEKDPADPRLIRTVWGAGYRFETGPRPSGDAPDPARTEDGRG from the coding sequence ATGGCAATCAGCAACGAAACCGGGCCCGGCCCCGGGCCCGCCCCCGGTGACGGCACGGGCCGCGTCCTGGTCGTGGACGACGATCCGACCGTCTCCGAGGTCGTGGCCGGCTACCTGGAACGGGCCGGATTCACCGTGCACCGTGCCGACGACGGCCCGGCCGCCTTGGAGAGCGCCGCGCGTCACCGTCCCGACCTGGTCGTCCTGGACCTGATGCTGCCCGGTATGGACGGCTTGGAAGTCTGCCGCCGGCTGCGTGCGAGCGGGAGCGGAAGGCCTTCCGTCCCCGTGGTCATGCTCACCGCGCGCGGCGACGAGGACGACCGGATCCTGGGCCTGGAGGTGGGTGCGGACGACTACGTGACCAAGCCCTTCAGCCCGCGGGAGCTGGTCCTGCGCGTGCGGTCGGTCCTGCGCCGCAGTTCCTCGACCGCTCCGGCCGACGAACCGTTGCTGGTGGTCGCGGGCCTCACCGTGGACCCCGCGGCCCGTCGTGCGACGCGGGACGGAAGGGAGCTGGCGCTGACCCTGAGGGAGTTCGACCTGCTCGTGTACTTCCTGCGGCACCCGGGCCAGGTCTGCGACCGGGAGCGGCTGATGCGCGAGGTCTGGGGCTGGGACTACGGCGACCTCTCCACCGTGACCGTGCACGTCCGCCGACTGCGGAGCAAGATCGAGAAGGATCCGGCCGACCCCCGGCTGATCCGGACGGTATGGGGCGCCGGATACCGGTTCGAGACGGGACCTCGTCCGTCCGGTGACGCGCCGGACCCGGCCCGGACGGAGGACGGCCGTGGGTGA